The proteins below come from a single Vitis vinifera cultivar Pinot Noir 40024 chromosome 9, ASM3070453v1 genomic window:
- the LOC109123173 gene encoding uncharacterized protein LOC109123173 translates to MGTDFTAPTSRGFYKIFNRILSCHQVECEFPSYQELKVWILQYMVKEMLHNVHGIRDTWAIMWSNIIVDGWKDEKGRNLMNFFVDCPRVLIYLILCYVSALIDDVDALVLLFEQVIEDVGVQNVVQIVSHSTSEGMEAVGHSLVEKCQTVFWRVSASHCIEMIFEKIGMMGNIREILDKAKTVTSLRKVGLEKMLISAEWETSCWASRREAERVADIMVDPYFLSGAEMVLKATVPLVGVQCSIIGGDKDSAHFIQKSANAFLSLL, encoded by the exons atggGCACTGATTTTACTGCTCCAACCTCAAGGGGCTTCTACAAAATTTTTAACCGGATCCTCAGTTGCCATCAGGTTGAGTGCGAATTTCCTAGCTATCAGGAGCTCAAAGTTTGGATCCTTCAATATATGGTGAAAGAGATGCTACATAATGTGCATGGGATTAGAGATACATGGGCAATAATGTGGTCTAACATCATAGTAGATGGGTGGAAGGATGAGAAGGGAAGAAACTTGATGAACTTCTTTGTTGATTGCCCCAGGGTtctaatttatcttattttatgttACGTTTCAGccttgattgatgatgttgatGCCTTAGTGCTGTTGTTTGAACAAGTTATTGAGGATGTCGGGGTGCAAAATGTGGTGCAAATTGTTTCCCATTCTACATCAGAAGGTATGGAAGCTGTGGGCCATAGTTTGGTGGAGAAGTGCCAAACAGTGTTTTGGAGAGTTAGTGCATCTCATTGCATAGAGATGATATTTGAGAAGATTGGGATGATGGGTAACATTAGAGAGATATTGGACAAAGCCAAGACTGTCACAAG CCTCAGAAAAGTGGGGTTGGAGAAAATGCTTATCTCAGCTGAGTGGGAGACCTCATGCTGGGCTTCCAGAAGAGAGGCGGAGAGGGTAGCTGATATTATGGTGGATCCCTATTTCTTGAGTGGAGCTGAGATGGTCCTAAAGGCAACTGTTCCTCTGGTGGGTGTTCAATGCTCAATCATTGGGGGTGATAAAGACAGTGCCCATTTCATACAAAAATCTGCCAATGCATTTCTTAGCTTGCTTTGA
- the LOC100853522 gene encoding uncharacterized protein LOC100853522: protein MATNDVSAKFHDHGKAVDEQKKKAQCNYCGKVVSGFTRLKYHLAGKRGDVSACGEVPANVKELMKEKIHELERRKLRKGVEKMNPPDLSLKRKSSLESKNVKQRKVGTIQSAGSDSGKHAKNDPVSRVNEIVSFSVLSIGSKKASSDKEGEDIPVSQAKKCIGRFLYEMGTDFSAATPTSLRRMINGIHSCHQVEYEFPSHQELKGCILQDEVKEMLHHVHGIRDTWATTGCSIVVDGWKDEKGRNLMNFLVDCPWGPICLRLCDISTLSDDVHSLVLLFEQVIAEVGVENVVQIVSHSASECMAAVGNTLMDKYPTLFWTVSASHCIEMMLEKIGMMGTTREILDKAKTITRFIYCHAMVLNLMRNHTLVHDLVKPSKSKSAIPFLTLQNIVLEKGRLEKMFISSEWKTSCWASRREGKRVADIVLDPSFWSGAEMVLKPTIPLVGVLCSIIRGGKGQMCYIYETMDAVKEDIAEEFENNESQYMPFWELIDEIWNNHLHSALHAAANHLNPAIFYSRDYNFDKEVFEGINCCIEHMVPDEHIQNEIWLQLEQYKDAEGDFGLGKATERRNIFHPALWWSNYGGHCPELQKLATRILSQTCDGASRYKLKRSLAENLLAKGRNPIGQGRLCDLTFVHYNLHLRNADWSTDTDHEFGEIDPMNDWIVWEGPSTSQSNVEPRLCAFRRHDWFNYKTYFLIVSLVGEIICILDHPS from the exons ATGGCCACAAACGATGTCTCTgccaaatttcatgatcatggGAAGGCTGTTGATGAGCAAAAGAAAAAGGCTCAATGCAACTACTGCGGTAAGGTGGTGAGTGGCTTTACCAGGCTCAAATACCATTTAGCAGGCAAAAGGGGAGATGTATCAGCATGTGGAGAAGTTCCTGCAAATGTTAAGGAACTGATGAAAGAAAAGATACATGAGTTGGAAAGACGGAAACTCAGAAAGGGAGTCGAGAAAATGAACCCGCCTGATCTTTCTTTGAAGAGGAAGTCCTCCCTTGAATCAAAAAATGTCAAACAAAGAAAAGTTGGCACTATTCAGAGTGCTGGTTCAGACAGTGGAAAGCATGCAAAAAATGACCCTGTATCAAGGGTCAATGAAATAGTTTCATTTTCAGTTTTAAGTATAGGTTCAAAAAAAGCTAGCTCTGACAAGGAGGGAGAAGATATACCTGTAAGCCAAGCTAAGAAATGCATTGGCAGATTTTTGTATGAAATGGGCACTGATTTTAGTGCTGCAACCCCTACAAGCTTGCGCAGAATGATTAATGGCATCCACAGTTGTCATCAGGTTGAATATGAGTTTCCTAGTCATCAGGAGCTGAAAGGTTGTATCCTTCAGGATGAGGTGAAAGAGATGCTACATCATGTGCATGGGATTAGAGATACATGGGCAACCACAGGGTGTAGCATTGTAGTAGATGGGTGGAAGGATGAGAAGGGAAGAAACTTGATGAACTTCCTTGTTGATTGCCCTTGGGGTCCAATTTGTCTTAGATTATGTGACATTTCAACCTTGTCTGATGATGTGCATTCCTTGGTGTTGTTGTTTGAACAAGTTATTGCGGAGGTCGGGGTTGAAAATGTTGTGCAAATTGTCTCCCATTCTGCATCAGAATGTATGGCAGCTGTGGGCAATACTTTGATGGACAAGTACCCAACATTGTTTTGGACAGTCAGTGCATCCCATTGCATAGAGATGATGTTGGAGAAGATTGGGATGATGGGCACCACTAGGGAGATACTGGATAAGGCAAAGACCATTACAAGGTTCATATACTGCCATGCAATGGTTCTGAACCTTATGAGGAATCATACACTTGTCCATGACCTTGTGAAACCCTCAAAGAGCAAGTCAGCCATCCCATTTTTGACTTTACAAAATATAGTTTTAGAAAAAGGGAGGCTGGAGAAGATGTTTATCTCATCTGAATGGAAGACCTCATGCTGGGCTTCCAGAAGAGAGGGGAAGAGGGTAGCTGATATAGTGCTGGATCCCTCTTTCTGGAGTGGAGCTGAGATGGTTCTAAAGCCAACTATTCCTCTGGTGGGTGTGCTATGCTCGATCATTAGGGGTGGTAAGGGACAAATGTGTTACATATATGAAACAATGGATGCAGTGAAGGAAGACATTGCagaggaatttgaaaataaCGAATCCCAATACATGCCCTTCTGGGAACTGATCGATGAGATTTGGAACAATCATCTACATAGTGCTCTCCATGCTGCAGCTAATCACTTGAACCCGGCAATCTTCTATTCAAGGGACTACAATTTTGATAAGGAGGTGTTTGAAGGTATTAACTGCTGTATTGAACATATGGTACCTGATGAACACATCCAAAATGAGATATGGTTGCAACTTGAACAGTACAAGGATGCGGAAGGTGATTTTGGGCTGGGGAAAGCCACTGAGAGAAGAAACATTTTTCATCCAG CCTTGTGGTGGTCCAACTATGGAGGACATTGTCCTGAGTTACAAAAATTGGCCACTAGAATTCTAAGCCAGACATGTGATGGTGCTTCAAGATACAAGCTCAAGAGGAGTTTGGCTGAGAATCTACTGGCAAAAGGAAGGAACCCAATAGGGCAAGGGCGATTATGTGATCTTACCTTTGTGCATTACAATTTGCACTTGCGGAATGCTGATTGGAGCACAGACACTGACCATGAGTTTGGGGAGATTGACCCAATGAATGACTGGATTGTGTGGGAAGGACCTTCCACTTCTCAATCAAATGTTGAGCCCAG